The Nicotiana tomentosiformis chromosome 9, ASM39032v3, whole genome shotgun sequence genome contains the following window.
tacccacgtcatcccgaggcatagtggtgagctacctttctgagccgttctgcagctatcagtgtctcttcttatatttatattctgtctattttatttcagacagtatttggaattttgtataatctactagatgctcatgcacttgtgacaccgggtcttggcacacacacattggtagaagttagtattttattattttcttggaataaaagtttaaccaatgtacgtatgacttattagttggcttgtctagctgtagtgttgggcgctatcacgacctataggtgaaattgggtcgtgacaatgatgTTTTGGTCTGTCACTCTATCTAAGGAAAGAAAGTTtgaaaaataaaacaaacaaacaacaaacaaaaataaaacaaattaaTAAATGGACGTGGCTGGTGctattgataaaaaaaattattttacatGATTTGAAAATGTTAATATAATTCAAACTAGCTATCAATGTATTTTAAATGATTATACTAGGTTATTTATTGTACCATCAAAGATTGTATTGGAGTAGTGAGTACCCTCCATCCTTAATCATCAGAGACCAGAGGTTTGGGTCGTCGGTATGAAATCTCTTTTGGTAGAAAACGCTTTATCCCCTAGAATGAGATTTTCAAGTGTAAATTCAGATTAGTCGACTCCAAAGCACATGTAGAAACATCTGGTCGGaattactttttttttgttttttttttgttgttgcatatttaggTTATCAAAATAGAATAACTATAGACAATTAGCTCTGGTAGGTCATCTTAACCCGAAGGTATAAAAAATTATATACTATCAGCGTACAAAAATAATTGATGAATAGTGACCATACCAAATGAGTAAACTACACATATTTTAAGGAAATTGCccttcaaatttaaaactttatttcTTTAAAGGAAAATGCTCTCCATTACATAGCATCCTCCCAAAAATTATTTAGTGGTATCTCTTCCCATGCAACTTGCAGGAAACTATTCTCATTCTCCCCCAGCTTCCTTCTCTCTTTTCTGTACCTTCCTTTGTTTGCATTTTCTTGGACTCTTTCCGCCAAAATTTCTTTTACATCCTTTACCTATTTATATCCCTTTGAATTTgcatatctatctatatatccACATCCTAAATTTTAAATCCAATAATAATTTGCTTCTGTATTTAATTTTAAGTGCTAGTCCAATATCAATGGCTACATTGGGACGAGACGTCGTATTCGAGGATTTGTTCCCTTCAATGGTAGagaaacttggagctgagggatTCTTGAAAGAGCTAAGCAATGGATTTCGAATGCTAATGGATGAGGAGAGGGAAGTCATCACATTTGAGAGTTTGAAAAAGAATTCAAAATTGTTGGGATTGAAAGATATAAGAGATGATGAGGTGACGTGCATGTTGAGGGAAGGGGATTTAGATGGAGATGGTTGTTTAAATGAGACGGAGTTTTGTGT
Protein-coding sequences here:
- the LOC104117458 gene encoding calcium-binding protein PBP1-like, producing MATLGRDVVFEDLFPSMVEKLGAEGFLKELSNGFRMLMDEEREVITFESLKKNSKLLGLKDIRDDEVTCMLREGDLDGDGCLNETEFCVLMFRLSPELMDISRIWLEETLAKL